A genome region from Macrotis lagotis isolate mMagLag1 chromosome 4, bilby.v1.9.chrom.fasta, whole genome shotgun sequence includes the following:
- the LOC141522803 gene encoding olfactory receptor 11G2-like, producing the protein MNFFNTYNNTTNSAGFILLGFPCSREIQILLFILFFIIYILTLLGNGSIICAVCWDQRLHNPMYILLANFSFLEIWYVTSTVPNMLVNFLSRTKTISFSGCFLQFYFFFSLGTTECFFLAIMAYDRYLAICQPLHYPTIMTGHLCTCLVVNCWVFGFLWFLVPIILISRLSFCGSKVIDHFLCDPGPLLTLTCTRAPLIEFTCSILSSLLLFVPFTYIMGTYALVLRAVLRVPSAAGRHKAFSTCGSHLAVVSLFYGSVMVMYVKPTSGHEARTQKTVTLFYSVVTPFLNPLIYSLRNKEMKDALKKFLCTKN; encoded by the coding sequence atgaatttcttCAACACCTACAATAACACCACTAATTCCGCTGGTTTCATTCTCCTTGGATTCCCCTGTAGCAGAGAGATTCAAATTCTACTCTTCATATTGTTCTTCATCATCTATATCCTTACCCTCCTAGGAAATGGTTCTATCATCTGTGCTGTGTGCTGGGACCAACGTCTTCACAATCCCATGTACATCCTCTTGGCCAACTTCTCTTTCCTGGAAATCTGGTATGTCACTTCTACTGTCCCCAATATGTTGGTCAACTTTCTCTCTAGGACCAAGACTATCTCCTTCTCTGGATGCTTCCTCCAGTTCTACTTCTTCTTCTCTTTAGGTACTACAGAATGCTTTTTTCTGGCTATTATGGCATATGATCGGTATCTTGCCATCTGCCAACCTTTGCATTATCCTACCATCATGACAGGACATCTCTGCACTTGCCTAGTGGTCAACTGCTGGGTGTTTGGCTTTCTCTGGTTCCTGGTACCCATTATCCTCATTTCCCGATTGTCCTTCTGTGGTTCCAAGGTCATTGACCATTTTCTTTGTGACCCAGGTCCACTGTTAACTCTCACTTGTACCAGGGCCCCTCTCATAGAGTTTACCTGTTCTATCTTGAGTTCTTTGCTCCTGTTTGTACCCTTCACCTACATCATGGGAACATATGCCCTGGTCCTGAGAGCTGTGTTAAGAGTTCCTTCAGCAGCAGGTAGGCATAAAGCCTTCTCTACCTGTGGGTCCCATTTGGCTGTGGTGTCACTGTTCTATGGTTCTGTGATGGTGATGTATGTGAAACCAACATCAGGCCATGAAGCCAGAACTCAGAAGACTGTGACCCTTTTTTATTCTGTGGTGACCCCATTCTTAAACCCTTTGATCTACAGTCTTAGGAATAAGGAGATGAAGGATGCCTTGAAGAAATTTCTGTGTACTAAGAATTAA